A window of Mycolicibacterium holsaticum DSM 44478 = JCM 12374 genomic DNA:
AGTGTGAGCGCGATCGCCACGACGTCAAGCACGGTGGCGGCATCCACCAGCACCTACCTCGCCTCCAATCCCGAGGCCAACGAGGCGCTGACGAAGATCGCCACGCAGCCGCAGGAGCAGGCGACCGAGGGTTTCCGCACCTACTTCGCGCAGAACCCGCAGGTCGAGTCCGAGCTGAAGACGATCAACCAGCCGGTGACAGAGATCTCGAACGAGTGTGGTGTCGAGGTGACGCCCACGCCGATCTCGGCCGCGTTGACTGACGCCTAACCCGTGACGACCTTGTGGCGCCGGTTTCGACCGGC
This region includes:
- a CDS encoding heme-binding protein; translated protein: MNLSATTVRRGLYGMFAGGLLAFGSAAIVTPVANAQPAPTPTQDSSCSVSAIATTSSTVAASTSTYLASNPEANEALTKIATQPQEQATEGFRTYFAQNPQVESELKTINQPVTEISNECGVEVTPTPISAALTDA